The genomic window gataatttgagaaaatttttgcatgATTTTCAAAGGAAATGCGACGATCTCTCCGATAGCaaagtcgaaaattttttaaaaacaaccGTGTTTGCgcgcgaaaaaaaagttttcgattTCGGGACTAAAAAttgggttgaatttttttttctgaaaatacgcAAAATCCTGAATGccgatatcaaaaattttccgggATTCGGCAAACCAATCACCCAGaaataaatctcaaaattcgaactttttgtcgaaaattcggtacTAACTGGGGGAACAGGTGGAATTGAAATATCTTGGAATATCGTTGATAATGTTATTCTTGTatatgaaggtcacaactcaaaacacttttttatcgtgttaacgtttcggcccttgtgggggccctcctcagaacattttatttaaatatctgtcacaaacaaaaataaaaaatgtacaactagGTTTTAACAAAATTAGACATAGTGCTATAAATAATATGCACTTCTAATCCAATTGACCCGacctttgaaaattggatgGTAAACCTCAGTAATACTGATATCCCCGTCAATGTTACCGACGTGCTAAAAATGGGACCCAAATATGGCATTCCTTTTAAGACTAACTGCATCCCAACCAACAAACTCATCTCTGATTTCGAATCAAAGATTTCCTTCATTTCTTCTAATTCTCGTAATACGGCCCGCCAAGATTTCACCAAcactataaaaaaattcatcaacacTCCTGTTCCCCTTCACGCTGACAAGAATATCCTTCACAAAATCAAAGAAACTAAGAcctttaaaaataacaaccaGGACTTACTTTTCTTGAAAGCGGATAAGGGAAACACGACTGTTGTGATGAACAAACAAATGTACGAGGATAAAATGTTGCAACAACTCTCTAACAACAACTCTTACAAAGTTGTTAGATACGATCTCACCTGTACCTTGCAACAAGAAGTCAAAAAACTAACAACTGATTGGTCTAAAAGCAAACTCATCTCTGATCAACTGAGACGCCAAATTGCAAAAACTGATTGCCTACCACCTAGAGCTTACGGACTACCGAAAATTCACAAACCTGGTACACCGGTACGAATCATAGTTTCCTTCACTGATAGTCCAACTATCAATCTGGCTCGGTTCCTTAGTCAATGTATAGGTAACAACATCATACCTCCCTTGTCACGGGTAAGAGATAGTTTTGCTCTCGTGAATGCGATTAGGGACTTTCGTCTTCCAGCTGATCATATTTTAGTCTCGCTAGATGTTGTGTCTTTGTTCACAAACGTACCACAAGATCTTGCAATCAACGCTATTAAACAGCGCTGGCATCAGTTGGTTGACAAAATTCCGGTCCCACTTAACGAACTCTTGAAAGCATTGCACATATGTTTTAAGGCTgccatatttaaatttaaccaTAACATATATGCTCAAACTTATGGTTTACCGATGGGCTCACCTCTTTCTCCAATTTTGTCTGATTTGGTTTTGGATGACCTTGAACAATATTGTCTCAATAAACTGGACTTCAAGccttcattctttttcagaTATGTAGACGACATAATTACAGCTGTCCCTTCGGATAAAGTTGCAGAAATGCTTTCAGTTTTTAACAGTTTCCATCCGAGACTACAATTTACATCTGAATTAGAGTCTAATCACCAAATTAGCTTTTTAGATGTCCTGATCAT from Neodiprion lecontei isolate iyNeoLeco1 chromosome 1, iyNeoLeco1.1, whole genome shotgun sequence includes these protein-coding regions:
- the LOC107225862 gene encoding uncharacterized protein LOC107225862, producing MGPKYGIPFKTNCIPTNKLISDFESKISFISSNSRNTARQDFTNTIKKFINTPVPLHADKNILHKIKETKTFKNNNQDLLFLKADKGNTTVVMNKQMYEDKMLQQLSNNNSYKVVRYDLTCTLQQEVKKLTTDWSKSKLISDQLRRQIAKTDCLPPRAYGLPKIHKPGTPVRIIVSFTDSPTINLARFLSQCIGNNIIPPLSRVRDSFALVNAIRDFRLPADHILVSLDVVSLFTNVPQDLAINAIKQRWHQLVDKIPVPLNELLKALHICFKAAIFKFNHNIYAQTYGLPMGSPLSPILSDLVLDDLEQYCLNKLDFKPSFFFRYVDDIITAVPSDKVAEMLSVFNSFHPRLQFTSELESNHQISFLDVLIINDNQLIKTDWFHKATWSQRLLLEMCNIVAHPNSVNRKQDIEHLSHIYTSVIRPL